Proteins co-encoded in one Flavivirga eckloniae genomic window:
- a CDS encoding CaiB/BaiF CoA transferase family protein, with protein sequence MKQALEGVKVLDFTQLLQGPYATQMLGDLGADVIKVERHGSGDIYRGMTFFNKWVAEDESPCFMAWNRNKRSISVDVKSEEGKKILYKLVETADVVMENFRPGVMERLGFGYETLKAINPKIIYCSASGWGDDGPYLTRPGQDLLVQSVSGAVMTSGKSTDGPVALGTALCDQVNALNSVYAILAALFYRERTGIGQEIKSNLLSSAIAFQMQDFFTIQNLGQTFTRPNSGIGHPGNGAPFGTYETSDGYITIAMSPWHKMVTALGDESLEVYNDPQTLYDKRDEIYYKIEAITKTKTTDEWLEIMLGLDLWVSKVNNQEDVEQDPQVIHNKTFVDIEHPKAGNVKVTNIPFTMSETPGKISRPSPMLGEHGPEILQEIGYSQDEINALESNNIITVERLNK encoded by the coding sequence ATGAAACAAGCATTAGAAGGTGTAAAAGTTTTAGACTTTACACAATTATTACAAGGCCCTTACGCCACACAAATGTTAGGCGATTTAGGAGCAGACGTTATAAAGGTTGAAAGACATGGCTCTGGTGATATTTACAGGGGCATGACTTTTTTTAACAAGTGGGTCGCAGAAGACGAATCGCCTTGTTTTATGGCATGGAATAGAAACAAGCGCTCTATTTCGGTTGATGTAAAAAGTGAAGAAGGCAAAAAGATTCTCTATAAATTGGTTGAAACAGCTGATGTGGTTATGGAGAATTTTAGACCAGGAGTTATGGAGCGCCTTGGTTTCGGATACGAAACGTTAAAGGCTATCAACCCAAAAATAATTTATTGCTCTGCCTCTGGTTGGGGAGACGATGGGCCTTATTTAACACGTCCAGGACAAGACCTGTTAGTGCAAAGTGTTAGTGGTGCTGTTATGACTAGTGGAAAAAGCACCGACGGTCCAGTAGCTTTAGGTACAGCGCTATGCGATCAAGTAAATGCTTTAAATTCGGTATATGCTATTCTAGCTGCCTTGTTTTATCGTGAAAGAACTGGAATAGGTCAAGAAATAAAATCTAACCTGTTGTCATCTGCAATAGCATTTCAAATGCAGGATTTCTTTACCATTCAAAATTTAGGACAAACATTCACGCGTCCAAATTCAGGGATTGGTCACCCGGGTAACGGAGCACCTTTTGGTACTTACGAAACTAGCGATGGTTATATTACAATAGCTATGAGCCCTTGGCATAAAATGGTAACAGCTTTAGGAGATGAATCCTTAGAGGTATACAACGACCCTCAAACGCTTTACGATAAACGTGATGAGATTTATTATAAAATTGAAGCTATAACAAAAACCAAAACAACAGACGAATGGCTGGAGATTATGCTTGGTTTAGATTTATGGGTTTCAAAAGTTAATAATCAAGAAGACGTTGAGCAAGATCCGCAAGTTATCCATAACAAGACATTTGTAGATATTGAGCATCCAAAAGCGGGTAATGTTAAAGTGACTAACATTCCATTTACAATGAGTGAAACACCTGGAAAAATTAGCCGCCCTTCTCCTATGTTAGGTGAGCACGGTCCAGAAATCTTACAAGAGATAGGATACTCGCAAGACGAGATCAATGCTTTAGAATCTAACAATATCATTACAGTGGAAAGGCTAAATAAATAA
- a CDS encoding beta-N-acetylhexosaminidase, translating into MNSNLIKLLIVLMITGTNCKSEKLEYASGNLLPNPQEQKAVGGNFLLNSNTKIYTGGTLKKAATFLMDYIANGSNITLEETEDIDAANIIFKHDSNIQNAEGYTLSVTDNRITISAKTEQGAFYGYQSLRQLLPESFENGSYKEKEVAIAGAFIKDAPRFSYRGMHLDVARHFFNVDEVKTYIDYLAMLKFNTFHWHLTEDQGWRIEIKKYPKLTSVGGFRKETLIGHYNDKPQRFDGKKYGGFYTQEEIKDIVKYASDRAITIIPEIEMPGHSLAALSAYPEFGCIGESYEAATKWGVFEDIYCSKESTFLFLQDILDEVIELFPGKYIHIGGDEAPKERWKHCNNCQARIKEAGLKDEHELQSYFITRIETYLNSKGKQLIGWDEILEGGLAPNATVMSWRGDAGAIAAAKQNHDVILTPNTHVYFDHYQSGNIKEEPVAIGGFLPLEKVFNFEPISKELTAEEAKHVLGGQGNVWTEYMPDFKHVEYMLFPRAVALSNVLWGSKDRNYNDFLKRLNHFENRLKALDVNSFKKYKTKN; encoded by the coding sequence ATGAATTCCAATTTAATAAAGTTGCTAATAGTGCTTATGATTACTGGAACAAACTGTAAATCGGAAAAACTCGAATATGCTTCCGGCAACTTGCTTCCTAATCCGCAAGAGCAGAAGGCTGTAGGCGGCAACTTTTTATTAAATTCTAACACAAAAATTTATACAGGTGGTACGTTAAAAAAGGCTGCAACCTTTTTAATGGATTATATAGCCAATGGCAGCAACATAACACTCGAAGAAACCGAGGACATTGATGCTGCCAACATTATATTTAAACACGATAGTAATATCCAAAACGCAGAAGGCTATACTTTGAGCGTTACGGACAATCGTATAACTATTTCGGCAAAAACCGAGCAAGGGGCTTTTTACGGCTATCAAAGTTTAAGGCAGTTACTTCCAGAAAGTTTTGAGAACGGTAGCTATAAAGAAAAAGAAGTCGCAATAGCTGGTGCTTTTATTAAAGACGCGCCCCGTTTTTCTTATAGAGGCATGCATTTAGATGTTGCCAGGCATTTTTTTAATGTCGATGAAGTTAAAACGTATATTGATTATTTAGCCATGCTAAAATTCAATACTTTTCATTGGCATTTAACCGAAGATCAGGGTTGGAGAATCGAGATTAAAAAATATCCCAAATTAACAAGTGTAGGAGGCTTTAGAAAAGAAACCTTAATAGGACATTACAATGATAAGCCGCAACGATTTGATGGCAAAAAATACGGCGGATTTTATACTCAGGAAGAGATAAAAGACATCGTAAAATATGCATCAGATAGAGCTATAACCATTATTCCGGAAATAGAAATGCCAGGCCATTCGTTAGCAGCTCTAAGTGCATATCCGGAGTTTGGCTGTATTGGTGAATCGTATGAGGCAGCAACAAAATGGGGCGTTTTCGAAGATATTTATTGCAGTAAAGAAAGTACCTTTTTGTTTTTACAAGATATCTTAGACGAAGTTATAGAATTATTCCCCGGGAAATACATACATATTGGAGGTGATGAAGCCCCAAAAGAGAGATGGAAACATTGTAATAATTGCCAAGCCAGAATAAAAGAAGCAGGATTAAAAGACGAACATGAATTGCAAAGCTATTTTATTACAAGAATAGAAACGTATTTAAACAGTAAAGGAAAACAGTTAATAGGTTGGGATGAAATATTAGAAGGCGGACTAGCACCTAATGCAACAGTTATGTCGTGGCGTGGTGATGCGGGAGCTATAGCAGCCGCTAAACAAAACCACGATGTTATTTTAACGCCTAATACGCATGTTTATTTCGACCATTATCAATCGGGAAATATAAAAGAAGAACCTGTAGCAATAGGCGGTTTTTTACCTTTAGAAAAAGTATTTAATTTCGAGCCTATTTCTAAAGAGCTTACTGCTGAAGAAGCCAAGCATGTTCTAGGTGGACAAGGCAATGTTTGGACAGAATATATGCCCGATTTCAAACATGTTGAATATATGCTTTTTCCTAGAGCTGTTGCTTTAAGCAATGTATTATGGGGTTCGAAAGACAGAAATTATAACGATTTTTTAAAGCGATTGAATCACTTTGAAAACCGTTTAAAAGCACTTGATGTTAACTCCTTTAAAAAATATAAAACTAAGAACTAA